The sequence CCTGGATGGGCTTGGAGTTGCCGATGATGGTCTCCTTGCCGAATTTTTCGGCCAGGCTCTCACGCAGCAGCCGATTTTGCTGCTCAGCATGGGAGAGTTTCATGGCCTTGCCCACCGAGAGCAGGATCTCGTCATTGGAAAAGGGCTTGGTTATGTAGTCGAAAGCTCCGCTCTTCATGGCTTCCACGGCCCGGTCGATGGTCCCGAAGGCCGTCATGATCATGACCGGAACATGCGGATGGCGCTTGCGCACCGTCTCCAGAACCTGCTGTCCGGTCATGCCGGGCATTTTCATGTCGGTTATGACCACATCGACCTCGGATTCGTCGAGGTAGGTCATGGCCATGGCCGGATCGCCCAGGGCCGTGACCGTGTAGCCCTCCTCTTCGAGGATGGCCTCCAGAACCAGGAGATAGTTTTTCTCATCGTCAATAATCAGTATGTGATTGCCCATGTAGAATACCCGCTAGCAATGCTCGGAAAAAACCACCAAGGCTTCGGCCCCACCGTGGGGACCGTTCCTGAGGATCATTTCCGCGCCGTGAATCTGAAAAATGGAACTTGTTATGGCAAGGCCAAGGCCCGTGCCCGTATCCTTGGTCGTGAAAAAAGGCTCGACGTAGCGGTCCAGTTGCTTGGAGTCGAAGCCGGTGCCGGTGTCCTGCACCAGCACGGCCATCTGACCCTCATGACAGACCGGCATGATGCGCACCTGCCCGCCATCGTCGCAGGCCTGGATTGCGTTGCTGATCAGGTTGTAAAAACCGCGATACAAGAGATCCCGGTCTCCCTGGACCACATAACCCTCCGTCAGCGAGCTTTCCACCGCCACCCCGTGCTCCTGCCCCTCCTGGGTCAAAAATCCCACGGCGTGGCGCACGACCTTCTCCAGATCGACATCTTCCAGGGACGGCTGGCGCGGCCTCGCATAGTCAAGAAAATCGTTTACGGTCTGGCTCAAGCGCTTGGACTCGTGGAAAATGGCCTCCAGCATCTTCACATTGGCTCCGCCTTCGGCCTTTTGCCGTTTGAGCAAAAGTTCCGCGCTGCTGCGGATGATGCCCAGCGGATTGCGGATTTCATGCGCGATGCTGGCCACCATGCGCCCCATGGAGGCCAGTTTTTCGTTCTGGAGCAATTCCTTTTCCAGACGATCCTTGTCCCGCAGCCTTTCGTCGAGCACGCGGTCGGCCTTGCGGATGAGAAAAAAGATGAGTCCGTAAAGGGCGGCAGAGCCCATGAACGTGGTCAGGATGATGAGCCGCTGCAGATGCAGCACGGTTTCATAATCGCTGGTGATGTCCTGGGTTAATTCGAGAATGCCCAGAAGCGGCCCGGGCTGATCCCGGAAACGCAGATCTCGCTCGGCTCTCAGCGGATACACCGTGCGCAGCACCACGTCCCCGTCTTCGAGATTGATGCCGACAAGCACGTCCCAGATGCTTAAAGAGTTCAGCAACTCAAAGCTGATCTTGCCGCTGTCTATTGCCGCCTGCACGGCCTCGCCGCCCAATTCGTTGTTCCCGACCTGTTTGACATCGGTGCTGAAAGCGACCTCGTTCTGCTCGTCGTAGATACGCAGATCAAGCACATGAAAGGAGTGGATGGTCGATTCGATGACCTGCGCCAAGCGTTCGTACTGATCGTTGCGTTTGAGCTCCACCCGCCCGAAGCCGAGCACCACCGGCAAGGTGAAACGTCTGTAGATCTGATGATTGAGGTTCTCGGCCAATAGCCTGGCGAACGCCTGATTTTTCTTCAGCAGGGCGCTCTTGGCGTAATTGGTCATGAACACCGACATGAGACTGCTGGACGCCAGAATCAGCACCAGCGTGCTGATGGACAAAAATTTTACCAGTTGGAAAGGATGGGCCGGATCTACGCGAAAGGGATTGAGCTTCATGCTTTGGCCGAGGTCAAAAATGTGGAAGAGCGAATGCCGGGGCTCGCAGCCCCGGGACATCTTGTGTTAGGTTCTACGATGTGCGCCGGTCAAGACAGTAACGGATGAGGCCCAGGGTCGACGCATCGTGTCCGGCCACCTTCCCGCCGCGAAGTTCCGGCAGAATCACCCCCGCCAGTT is a genomic window of Desulfomicrobium baculatum DSM 4028 containing:
- a CDS encoding sensor histidine kinase: MKLNPFRVDPAHPFQLVKFLSISTLVLILASSSLMSVFMTNYAKSALLKKNQAFARLLAENLNHQIYRRFTLPVVLGFGRVELKRNDQYERLAQVIESTIHSFHVLDLRIYDEQNEVAFSTDVKQVGNNELGGEAVQAAIDSGKISFELLNSLSIWDVLVGINLEDGDVVLRTVYPLRAERDLRFRDQPGPLLGILELTQDITSDYETVLHLQRLIILTTFMGSAALYGLIFFLIRKADRVLDERLRDKDRLEKELLQNEKLASMGRMVASIAHEIRNPLGIIRSSAELLLKRQKAEGGANVKMLEAIFHESKRLSQTVNDFLDYARPRQPSLEDVDLEKVVRHAVGFLTQEGQEHGVAVESSLTEGYVVQGDRDLLYRGFYNLISNAIQACDDGGQVRIMPVCHEGQMAVLVQDTGTGFDSKQLDRYVEPFFTTKDTGTGLGLAITSSIFQIHGAEMILRNGPHGGAEALVVFSEHC